In Candidatus Thermoplasmatota archaeon, the genomic window CAAAGCTACTGTAGAGCATCGTGGAGTTCTGGTTCTTAGGGGAAAGGGGCTTTCTAGCAGTATTACAGACATAGATCCTCACAGAGAAAATGCGCCAATTCAATTGTCTAAGCCTTTAACAGGGAGCGAGGCTGAAAGAAGGACCGCATCAGTTTTGAATGAACTTGTAAAAGAATCGTATAGAATTCTTAAAGGTCATAAATTGAATTTAATAAGAGCTAGAAAAGGCATGCTGCCAGCTAATATTATACTACCTAGAGGTGCTGGAATTGCACCTAAACTAGCTAATTTTTCTAAAAAATATTCTTTAAGATCTGCTTGTATTGCAGGCGTTGCTCTTGTTAAAGGCGTATGCAAACTTGCAGGCTTAGATACTATTGAGGTAAAAGGCGCTACTGGGGGAGTAGATACCGATATAAAAGGAAAATTGGATGCGGGTGCTAAAGCGTTGGGTAGCTATGATTTTATATTGATTAATATTAAAGCCCCCGATATTTACTCTCATGACGGTAATTATAAAGGCAAGCTAAAAATCATAGAGAAGATAGACGAGGCATGCAAAACTCTAACTCAGTTAGATTGTATAAAGATTGTTACTTGTGATCATTCTACACCTATTTGCGTAAGAGAGCATACTAGTGATGCTGTACCTTTTGCAATCGCTAACGAAAACGTGCCTGTAGATGATGTAACAAAGTTTGACGAGGGGGCTTGCGCTAAAGGCGCTATGCATAGAATAAGAGGCAATGAGCTTATAAATATAGCGTTAGACTTTGCAGGTAGAGCTAAAAAGTTCGGTGCCTAACTAAAACGAAATGGTTAAATCCTCATAGATTAGTACTTCTTTACGATGCTTGGGCTTGTTTTTCATTCTAAATGAACACCTCCTAAAAAACACCTCTGCCCAAGCATCACATTCACCATATAATTAATGAGATTGTAGCTTCCCCAGGTAGGTAAAACATTTTTTCCGTTATTGCAGAAATTGTATGCTCTATTGGCAGTTCTGAAAGATTATTTACATAGCTAGATATGAGTAATGCTGTACTGTTATAAGTAGCCAGAAGCGCATAGCTGTAGCATATTAAATTGTCAGCGAGTATTTTTATAGGTTCCTCTATCCCATTTTCGAGCGTTGTAATATTTGCTGTTTTGTTGCTCCTGCACCAGAGGTCAAATATAATGAGATAGCCTATGCTCTTATTGTCAATAGTAATATTCTCGTTATTGTAAATATACCAACATTTTGGTATAGTAGCACTAATTAAAATATTAATAGCTTGTTCTGCATATTTTAATCGATAGTTTGATGGTTTTTGAGTAACTATTTTTAGAGCGCTTGTGAAAATCAGGCTGGAGCACAATAGCAATATAACGAAGAATATAATTCCATTTGCCAGCATAGTTTGAGCTTTTGAGTTAGAAATTCTAAATTTCATCTTTGGCTCCAAATACTCAGTATTAGTTTTGCTGCATGAACTTCACTATTAGATACTACAATATTTACAGGAGATTCTAGTTTGTAACTTCCAATCTTACATTCTGTATTCTCAGTAGTGGAAATTTCAAAATTGTATTTTTTGTAATAACCACTTACATCAATTAGCTCTATTTTAAACTCAAAAGCTATATTGAGCTCGTTCTTTAGTTTTTCTCCTGTAAAATTTTTATCGCCTTTAAGTTGCTCTAATTTAGTACTTGAAAAAAAGCCTGGATTGTATTTATATGGCTCTTCGTAGAGGAAACCATCGTAAGTTATTACTAATTCCATAAACTCCAAAGCTTTGATTTCTAATTTTGACCTCTCATTATAGCTAACATAACCTGAATATACGTCAACTGTGGTTAGCATAAAAACCAACAACCCAGTAGTTACTATAATCAAAGTTGGTATTGCTTCGTAAAAATCGCCTGTGCCTTCGTTAGTTATTTTCAATTTCCGCGAGTTAAAAAAGCAAGAGAGTGTTTATAAAGTTAAATTGTACAGTACATATCAGAGAGTTTTTTACAGAATAAAATTTGTGGGCCCGGCAGGATTTGAACCTGCGACCATCTGGTCCCCCAGAGCCCTTTTCTTTCTCTTTACAAGAGAAAGAAAAGCCCTCGGGGAAAAGAAAGAGAATTAGGTTATCCCTATCGGGATAACCTTAAACATCGTTCTTTGCTACTCAGTAGTTGCGTTAGCAACCATCGTTTGTTTCAGGGATTACGGAGTAATCCCTGCTTCTTTTTCTTTTCCGTTAACGCTTTTCTTTTTCTTAGCAAGAAAAAGAAAAGGGTTATGAGCCAGACGCTCCGCCAGACTAAGCTACGGGCCCAGACGAGAGGGGCAAACCTACGGTTTTCTCCCCTCTTTGCTTAGATATCGCCCCCTTTCCCGTCGGGTTTTCTTTTCTCTTTCCCTTAAGGGCTTCACGCCGTCGGCCGGTATCGAACCGGCGACCACTCGGTGTCTGTTACTAAAGAGACTGAATACATTTCTGAAGCATTAACAGCCGAGTGCTCTACCACTGAGCTACGACGGCTTGCTTATTTCTGTTTCAAATTCTTCTAGTACCTTTTTCATCTCGGTAATTGATCTTTCCGCTTTACCGAAAACAGCTTTTAAAGTCCTAACAAACCCTCTCAGCTTGTGGGTCGTTACAGCTCCTGCAATTGTAGGTTTAATAAGTCCTTCCTGCTCAAGCACTCTTAACGAATATCTTACTTTGTGCTGTGGAAGTTTAGTGAACTCTGCAAGCTTGATTATTCCTACAGGCTCATTTATTTTAATCATTTTTAGCATTGCTAAATGTCTGTTTAGGAGCTCAAGCTCACACTCGAGCCTATTAATTAATCCCCTCCCTACAACAAGTTTCTTTTGTGCCATTTCGATCAGTTGATATGTGTTAGCATTTATGAAAATTTAAATTTTTCTGGCTTTGCCTTTTAAGCCCTTCACTCCTGATAATCTTCTCTATAAATGCTCTCCCCTCTTCGCTCTCAAACCAGGGTAAATGACGATTTTCTTTCACTCCATACCTTTTAACTTCTACGTATTCTTTTGTTATAGGATTATAGCCTTTCTTAATATGGCTTTCTCTATAGAGCAAAATTCCGCGCTCCTGCCATGATTCTAATTTCTCTTTGGCTATATTTTCAAAAATAATTTTTCTTAATTCTTGCGCTTTCATTCCTGCAAGCTCTTTAGTTGCTCTGGCCGAGGAAAAACCTTTTTTTATAAGTACTTGTTGAGCCCATGCGTTATTAAAATTCCTGAAGCACTCTGCCTGACGCCAAACAAGATATTCTATTATTTTTTCTTTGGGTAACGGTATACATCTACAATCAAACGAAAATATTGGCAATTCTGGGAATCTTTCACTCATAAGTTTGTAGAACCTTGCGCTTGCAATACCTGCAAACACAGAATTGATTTTTTCTATTCTTCGCCAGGCAGGAATTTTCAAAAACAAAATATTAAGCTCATCTGAAAAAACGTAGCCTAAACTGCAATTGAATGCTTTGAAGAACTCTCTAGCTACCGCTAGTAAAGAGTTAGCGAAGAATGTATCGTAAGGCTTTTCTAAGTTTAATTTTTTAGTTAAACTATGAAAATTCCAGCCATCTAGGCGCACGAAAAGCGGTAGCTCTTCAGGCACTTCTATACCTGAATAAATTTCGTAGTCTACAAGGCTCAGCTCGCCTTTGCTGGCTTCTGATTTTGGAGCTGGTAAGCCATAAATTTCCCAAGGTTTCTTCATCTTACTATTGCGTCCATAACTCTCGCAGCTCTTACGCATTCTTTAACATCATGCACTCTTACGATATCTGCGCCGTTAACTATACAAGCGGAAACAGCTCCAAGCGTGCCTTCTAACCGCTGTCCAACTGGCGACTCTAAAATTTTGCCTATAAAAGATTTTCTGGAAGGACCTATGAGAATAGGGCAGTTAAGTGATTTAAACTCTTTAAGCTTGCGAATAATTTCAAGATTGTGCTCTAAAGTTTTTCCAAATCCAATACCAGGATCAACAATAATATTTTCTTTTTTTATTTTGTTTCTTACTGCAAACTCAATTCTCTCTTGCAAAAAAGAATAAATCTCTGAGCTAACATCTTCATAAAAAGGCTCTATTTGCATTGTTCTAGGCACACCTTTCATATGCATGAGTACAATTGGTACTTTGTGCTTTGCAACTACGCTTGGCATTTTTTTATCCATTCTTAGTGCCGAGATATCATTTACCATATCTATGCCTAGCTCTAGAGTCTTAGCTGCGACCTTCGATTTGTAAGTATCTATAGAAATAGGAATATTTGTTCTGTTTACTAATTTTTTAACTACAGGCACAACCCTTTCTAATTCTTTTTCTAAACTTACAGGCTTGGCATAAGGTCTTGAGCTCTCGCCACCAATATCAATAATATCAGCACCTTGAGACTCCATTTCCAGAGCACGGTCAATTGCTCCATCTACATCTAAAATACCATCTCCTGAAAAAGAATCCGATGTAATATTAATAATTCCCATAATATAAGTTCGGGTGCCAAATTTAAATTTTCTATTGCCAATTTTCATAGTTTTAGGTTTAGATTCTAGTAGATATTTAAGTTTCTCAGCAAGTTCTTTTAGTTTGAAAGGCTGTTCCTTGAGTTTGGATATTACTCCATTATATTGCTTTAGAGTGCCCATTAACAGCGCATCTGTAGTTCGATTCTTAAAAGCAATAGTGCCTTTTGCAACCGCACACTCTCCGCCAATACTCAGCATTTCCTGCTTAAGTACATTTGCAGTCCTTACTTCCAAATCTTCTATTTTTATTATTCTGTGAATGGCTTTAGGCGCCATCAGCCCAATACCATATTTATCACACCCTATTTTTAAAAGCTCTTCCTCAGCCTCTTCTAAATTCTTGATTTCTTTCAGCCTAATATTTTTCATTTTTAGCTTTTTAAAAAAATGCGTTCTAAATATTTAAACCCCGCGTAGTTCATTTACTGCTATGCGCTCTTTCAAACTGAAGTTCTGGCTTGAAAAAGGTGGCAAAGCGCTGCTCGGCGAAGGAAGGGCTAAACTCCTAGAGTTAATTGACAACTACAAATCATTAGCTAAAGCTTCTAGAGTTATGAAAATGAGCTATAGAAGCGCGTGGGGTAGTTTGAAAAAGTTGGAAGCTAGAGCTTGTATAAAAATAATTAAAGCGAGGCGTGGTGGTAAAGCTGGAGGAATAACAGAGCTTACTGAAAAAGGTAAAAAATTATTAGAATTTTACAAAGAAAGGAGAAAAATTTTAGAAAGAGCGCTTAAATTTCCAGCGCCAGCTTTAACTGTAGACGGTATAGTCAGTAAAGGAAATCAAGTACTATTAGTAAAGAGGAAGAGAGAGCCTTTTAAAGGGCGTTACGCAATTCCAGGAGGGTTTGTTGACTACAATGAGAGAGTTGAAGAGGCGGTTGTAAGAGAGTTAAAGGAGGAAACCGGTCTGATAACCAAACCTAAGAGCATTGTTGGTGTTTATTCTTCGCCAACCCGCGACCCCAGATGCCACACGGTAAGTATAGTTTACGAGCTTGAAGTAGTTGGAGGAAAATTAAAAAAAGCCAGAGAAGAAGTACAGGAATTGAGGTTTTTTTCACTTGATAGTCTTCCCAAACTTGCGTTCGACCATAATCTAATATTAGAAAACTTCAAAGCTAGGAACCGTGTGAAAGTGAAGTTAGAATGCCGAGCAGAGAAGAATGCTTGAAAGTATTGAGAAGTGTAGGATGTTCTAAGGCAGTAATTGACCATTGCAAAGCAGTTGCTAACTTAGCTCGTAAAATTGCAATCTATGCAAATGCTGATATTGAGCTTGTTGAGTGTGGCGCTTTACTGCACGATATTGGCAGAGTGAGAACACATGGAGTAAAGCATGGCGTCGAAGGCGCAAAGCTTGCTAGAAAATTAGGTTTTAATGAAAATATCTGCCTAATTCTTGAGCGCCATCTTGGTGCAGGGATATGTAGAGAAGAAGCAAAAGCTCTTGGGCTGCCTGAAAAAGATTACATTCCACAAACTTTAGAAGAGAAAATAGTAGCGCATTCAGATAATTTAATTGCAGGCTGCAAAAAGCAGAAGCTTAAGGATGTTGTAAAATCTTATTTAAAGATTGGTAGAAAAGACATTGCAAAAAGAATTTTTAAATTGCATAAAGAGTTGAGCGAGATATGTGGGATTGATTTAGATGAGCTATGAAATAGTTATACTCTCAGTTTCACTTCTCCAAAATAGTGTTTTATAGCTTGCGCAAAATCCTCAATTACTGCTCTAGGATAAGGCGCTACATTCTGAAATTTTTTATTTAGCGTTCTTTTGTTATCAAACTGCTGGAGTACAAATTTTTTAGAGTTTCTCAGCATTTGCGCTATCGCTATTAAATCTTCTCTTTCTGTTATTGTAGGCACCAATGTGATTCTAAATTCGTAATCGATTCCGCTGCTCTTTATTAGCGCGATGCTTCCTTTGAGTTTGTCAGTATCTATTTCCACTCCTACAACTTTGGAATATTTTTCTAAAGGTGCTTTAACATCCATTGCAATATAATCTACAATTCTTCTTTTAATCAAATCTCTTAAAATATTGGGCATGGAGCCGTTTGTATCTAGTTTAACTGCGAAACCGAATGTTTTAAGTTTAGTGACTAGCTCTAAAAGCCCCTCATGCACTGTAGGCTCCCCGCCACCAAGGCAGACACCATCAATGAGGTTCTTTCGCGAAACTAAAAAATTAAAAATATCTTGCTCCGAGATATTCCTTAGCCTGTCGGGCTTGAGTACCAAATCGATATTATAGCAATAAGGGCATCTAAAATTGCAGCCTCCTAGAAAAAGAGTGGCGCATAATTTGCCTGGATAGTCTATAAGGGATAGTTTCTGAACCGCTTTTATAGGTATCATTTAAGATCTTTTACAAAATATTTCTTGCGCTGTCTGTACTCCTCACGCTTGCCATCATTCCAATTTTGTACAGGCCTGTAATAGCCTACAACTCTGGAGTAAACTTCGCATTGCTTATTGCAGTGAGGACACTTTATCTGCTCGCCAGCTATGTAGCCGTGCTTTTGGCATATACTGAATGTCGGCGTTATAGTGTAATAGGGCAGTTTAAAGCTCTCTGCAATTCTTCTAACTAGTAATTTACAAGCTCTTGAATCAGTAATTCTTTCGCCAACGAATGCATGAAAAACTGTCCCTCCAGTATAGAGCGTTTGAAGATCGTCTTGATGTTTTAAAGCTTCAAAAATATCATCTGTATAATTAACTGGCAAGTGAGTTGAATTTGTATAGTAAGGTGCTTTGATACCTAAAATCTTTAATTTAGGACATTTCTTTTTATCCAGTCTTGCAAGTCTATAGCTCACACCCTCTGCTGGCGTAGCTTCTAAATTGTAAATATTGCCTGTCTCGGATTGGAACTCCTTAAGTTTTTCACGCATAAACTTCAAAATTCTAATTGCAAAATCCTTCCCCTCTTTAGTTTCTATTCCTTTACCTAGAAAATTCAAGCAAGCTTCGTGTCCACCAACAAGCCCTATAGTTGAAAAATGCCATTTAAGGGTACCTAAATAGCGCCTAGTGAACGGTAAAAGCCCTTTCTCTATATTTTCCGAAACTACTTTTCTCTTGATTTCTAAACTTTCTTTCGCAAGCGTCATGATTTTTTCAAGTCGCTCGAAAAAATCGCTCTCGCTTTTTGCAAGATAGCCTATTCTTGGCAGATTTATAGTAACTACGCCAACAGAGCCGACTTTATCACTGTACCCAAAATATCCGCCTATCCTCCTATACAGCTCTCTTAGATCAAGCCTTAGTCTGCAACACATAGCTCTAACCTCCGTTGGCTTAAGCTCAGAGCTAATAAAATTCTGGAAGTATGGTGCGCCGAACTTGGAAGCAAGTTCGAAAATCAAATTTGAGATTTCAGAGTCCCAATTGAAATCTTTAGTAAGATTGTAGGTCGGTATCGGGAACGTGAAAATGCGCTCGCGCATATCGCCTTCAATCATAATTTCGAGGAAAGCTTTGTTTAACAAATCTATCTCGGCTTGATAATCTTCATAAACAGTGTTAAGATATTTACCCGCATAAATTACATGTGCTTCTTTCAGATCCTCAGGAGCTTTCAAATCAAATGTAATGTTGGTAAATGGTGTTTGCGAGCCCCAGCGCGAAGAAATGTTTAGATTGTAAACGAACTGCTGAAGTTGCTGCTTGACTTCTTTGTAGTTTAGTCTGTCTTCTCTTATATAAGGAGCAAGCCAAATATCGAGTGCATTAAAAGCTTGCGCTCCAGACCATTCTCCTTGTAAAGTACCTGCAAAATTGGCTATTTGTAATAAAGCTGTGGATAGATGTTTTGGTGGTAAGGATTCTGTTTTGAAAGGCACTTTATTAAAACCTTCTCGCAAAATATCTCCTATAGACCAGCCTGCACAATAGCCAGTTATGCCCATATAAAGATTATGTATATGGAAATCGCCCTCTACATGCGCTTTAGCAATAGCTCTTGGATAGATTTTACGTAAAGTGTAATTTGCTAAAGCCTCGCCTGCAAGCTTGAAAAAAACTGAAGAGAAAGAATAGGAAAGGTTTGCATTCTCTTTTATCCTCCAATCTAACTGCTCAATGTACTCGTCAACAGCTTTATCGACATCTAAATATTTTGATACCATTGCTTCATTTTTAGCGGATACCGAGCATGCTCTCAGTGGCTATAGCCATTTGTTGCGAGTTACCCAAATGCTTCCTCTGTCCCGTTAAACCTTAAGCGTTAGGAGTTCAAGGTAAGGCTGCTCCCTTCCGGACCTCGCCCAGTGCCCTCGATTAGTGCACTAGCCTACATTCCTCCGAATGCCGCTAGTGTAGCCTCTAACCCCAAGGGACGAAATTTCATAGTACGCATCTGGCTCAACAACGAATAGTTCTAGCGCCTTCGAGCTTCGACCCTTGCTATCGACGATTGCAAGTTACAGAGTACGCCGAGCACTCCAGCCTAGCTCAGCATCTCTCGCCGGAACCCTTCAGGGAAAGAGAAAAGAAAATTTCTTTTTTTCTTTTCCCCCGAAGGGCTTCTATGGACCCAGCGGGATTTTCAACGAGCGATTAGCGAGCTGAAAATGGGATGATGATAATCATCCCGATTTTCAACGAGCGATTAGCGAGCTGAAAATGGGATGACGACAGTCATCCCGATTTTCAACGAGCGATTAGCGAGTTAAGGAAGCGCTTCTAATCATCTTGACTCGAACCCGCGTCCTTCACATTTGCTGTTTGCGGAGCAAACAGCAAAGAGATGGAGTTTACTCCAGCGAATTGCGAATGTGACGATCTTCCACTGATCTATGGGCCCACTTCCGTGTAAGCTAATTAAATTTTTTATACATTTGGAGCCTAATAAAAATTATCCTACCACAGCTCTTTCCTTTAATACTTTCCCTTTAAATCGTTCCAAGCTAAGCTCTTTAATTAAATCAGAAGTTTTATTGTAAAGTATTAATTCAGAAATATGTTTTGCTACAGCCGGCGCTAGCATAAACCCATGGCCACTAAATCCGCAAACGTTAATAAAATTTTTTATTTTTTCCGGCTCGCCCAAAATAGGTCTTGCATCTGGAGTAACATCGTAATGACCAGCCCACTGACGAAGCACGCACAAATGCTTGAACGTAGGTATGTATCTTGTAATTACGCTCGCCATCCTTTTAATAAACTCTAAACTTGAAGTTAGATTTATACCTGGCTTCTCGCTTGGATTGCCTATCCCTCCTACTATCTGTCCTGTTTTGTGCTGGCAAAAGTAAATACCATCTGTAAACGATATTATCATGGGCTTTAAGATGGGCTCTAAAGGTTCAGTAGCTAAAATTTCATGTCTGTAAGGAGTAATTGGTATTTTTAATCCTAGACTTTTGGCAATACTAGGCGAATACTCGCCAGCCGCATTTACAACTTTTTCTGCCCGTATTCTATCATTTGTAGTAATGAGTTTGAAATTATCTTCCTCTTTTTCTATCTTCTTCACTTCTGTAAAAGTTTTAAAGCAAGCGCCTAATTCTTTAGCCTTCTTTGCGTACCCATAAGTAGTTTTAAAAGGATTCGCATGGCCGTCAGTAGCGCAGTAAGTAGCGCCAACAGCTCTAGCGCCTTCAACATCAATAAAAGGCACAATATCTGCAATTTCAGATCTACCCAAAACTCTTACTTTCAGTCCCAACGACCTTTGCAATTTTACATTTTCTTCAAAGGTTTCGAGCTCCTTTCTAGAATGCGCTAGCACTAAATATCCGCCTTGCTCATATTCTATATCATATCCTAATTCCTTGCTAAGTTTTTCGAAAATTTTAACGCTTTCATGCGCTAGCTTTATGTTCTCTTTAGTGGCCCATTGTTGTCTTATACCGCCTCCGCATCTGCCAGTGGCGCCGCTCGCTAAATATTCTTTTTCTAAAACTATTACTTTAGTACCTTTATTTGCAAGTTCGTAAGCTATAGCGCAACCGTTTATTCCGCCACCGATAATTGCAACTTCATAATTTTTCATTCTCGCTCCTGAATGCGCCCAAAGGGATAGGCTTTACAAGAGGTCTTGCAGTTGGAAACTCTATTTCTTCAAGCTTTTTACCAGTCCTTTTAGCTATGATTTTTGCAATAAGTGGTAAACAATTTCTACCTTGGCACAAGCCCATACCACATCTAAGATATTTTTTTATTTCCTGTAGTGTAGCAATGCCAGTGTCTATCGCATTAATAACTTCCTGCTCAGTTACATCTTCACATCTACAAATTATTATTTCTCTTTTCATTTTCTGATATTCCTCACTACCATAGCAAGGCTCTTTTCTAAAGCTATCGATATTATACCAGTCCTGTCTTTTTCTAATCTTACTTTTATTACTTTGCCACTACCAACAA contains:
- a CDS encoding 2,3-bisphosphoglycerate-independent phosphoglycerate mutase, whose translation is MDKIIILIMDGASDRIGKQKTPLQLAHKPNIDSLARNGTTGTIDIIAPGIRPGSDTAHLALLGYDPFEVYTGRGAFEAAGAGIELKHGDVAFRCNFATVDDNFRVIDRRAGRIKESFELGNALNNLKIDDVKIIFKATVEHRGVLVLRGKGLSSSITDIDPHRENAPIQLSKPLTGSEAERRTASVLNELVKESYRILKGHKLNLIRARKGMLPANIILPRGAGIAPKLANFSKKYSLRSACIAGVALVKGVCKLAGLDTIEVKGATGGVDTDIKGKLDAGAKALGSYDFILINIKAPDIYSHDGNYKGKLKIIEKIDEACKTLTQLDCIKIVTCDHSTPICVREHTSDAVPFAIANENVPVDDVTKFDEGACAKGAMHRIRGNELINIALDFAGRAKKFGA
- a CDS encoding tRNA(His) guanylyltransferase Thg1 family protein → MKKPWEIYGLPAPKSEASKGELSLVDYEIYSGIEVPEELPLFVRLDGWNFHSLTKKLNLEKPYDTFFANSLLAVAREFFKAFNCSLGYVFSDELNILFLKIPAWRRIEKINSVFAGIASARFYKLMSERFPELPIFSFDCRCIPLPKEKIIEYLVWRQAECFRNFNNAWAQQVLIKKGFSSARATKELAGMKAQELRKIIFENIAKEKLESWQERGILLYRESHIKKGYNPITKEYVEVKRYGVKENRHLPWFESEEGRAFIEKIIRSEGLKRQSQKNLNFHKC
- the folP gene encoding dihydropteroate synthase is translated as MKNIRLKEIKNLEEAEEELLKIGCDKYGIGLMAPKAIHRIIKIEDLEVRTANVLKQEMLSIGGECAVAKGTIAFKNRTTDALLMGTLKQYNGVISKLKEQPFKLKELAEKLKYLLESKPKTMKIGNRKFKFGTRTYIMGIINITSDSFSGDGILDVDGAIDRALEMESQGADIIDIGGESSRPYAKPVSLEKELERVVPVVKKLVNRTNIPISIDTYKSKVAAKTLELGIDMVNDISALRMDKKMPSVVAKHKVPIVLMHMKGVPRTMQIEPFYEDVSSEIYSFLQERIEFAVRNKIKKENIIVDPGIGFGKTLEHNLEIIRKLKEFKSLNCPILIGPSRKSFIGKILESPVGQRLEGTLGAVSACIVNGADIVRVHDVKECVRAARVMDAIVR
- a CDS encoding NUDIX domain-containing protein; this encodes MRSFKLKFWLEKGGKALLGEGRAKLLELIDNYKSLAKASRVMKMSYRSAWGSLKKLEARACIKIIKARRGGKAGGITELTEKGKKLLEFYKERRKILERALKFPAPALTVDGIVSKGNQVLLVKRKREPFKGRYAIPGGFVDYNERVEEAVVRELKEETGLITKPKSIVGVYSSPTRDPRCHTVSIVYELEVVGGKLKKAREEVQELRFFSLDSLPKLAFDHNLILENFKARNRVKVKLECRAEKNA
- a CDS encoding TIGR00295 family protein, which gives rise to MPSREECLKVLRSVGCSKAVIDHCKAVANLARKIAIYANADIELVECGALLHDIGRVRTHGVKHGVEGAKLARKLGFNENICLILERHLGAGICREEAKALGLPEKDYIPQTLEEKIVAHSDNLIAGCKKQKLKDVVKSYLKIGRKDIAKRIFKLHKELSEICGIDLDEL
- a CDS encoding anaerobic ribonucleoside-triphosphate reductase activating protein; the encoded protein is MIPIKAVQKLSLIDYPGKLCATLFLGGCNFRCPYCYNIDLVLKPDRLRNISEQDIFNFLVSRKNLIDGVCLGGGEPTVHEGLLELVTKLKTFGFAVKLDTNGSMPNILRDLIKRRIVDYIAMDVKAPLEKYSKVVGVEIDTDKLKGSIALIKSSGIDYEFRITLVPTITEREDLIAIAQMLRNSKKFVLQQFDNKRTLNKKFQNVAPYPRAVIEDFAQAIKHYFGEVKLRV
- a CDS encoding ribonucleoside triphosphate reductase: MVSKYLDVDKAVDEYIEQLDWRIKENANLSYSFSSVFFKLAGEALANYTLRKIYPRAIAKAHVEGDFHIHNLYMGITGYCAGWSIGDILREGFNKVPFKTESLPPKHLSTALLQIANFAGTLQGEWSGAQAFNALDIWLAPYIREDRLNYKEVKQQLQQFVYNLNISSRWGSQTPFTNITFDLKAPEDLKEAHVIYAGKYLNTVYEDYQAEIDLLNKAFLEIMIEGDMRERIFTFPIPTYNLTKDFNWDSEISNLIFELASKFGAPYFQNFISSELKPTEVRAMCCRLRLDLRELYRRIGGYFGYSDKVGSVGVVTINLPRIGYLAKSESDFFERLEKIMTLAKESLEIKRKVVSENIEKGLLPFTRRYLGTLKWHFSTIGLVGGHEACLNFLGKGIETKEGKDFAIRILKFMREKLKEFQSETGNIYNLEATPAEGVSYRLARLDKKKCPKLKILGIKAPYYTNSTHLPVNYTDDIFEALKHQDDLQTLYTGGTVFHAFVGERITDSRACKLLVRRIAESFKLPYYTITPTFSICQKHGYIAGEQIKCPHCNKQCEVYSRVVGYYRPVQNWNDGKREEYRQRKKYFVKDLK
- a CDS encoding FAD-binding oxidoreductase, which codes for MKNYEVAIIGGGINGCAIAYELANKGTKVIVLEKEYLASGATGRCGGGIRQQWATKENIKLAHESVKIFEKLSKELGYDIEYEQGGYLVLAHSRKELETFEENVKLQRSLGLKVRVLGRSEIADIVPFIDVEGARAVGATYCATDGHANPFKTTYGYAKKAKELGACFKTFTEVKKIEKEEDNFKLITTNDRIRAEKVVNAAGEYSPSIAKSLGLKIPITPYRHEILATEPLEPILKPMIISFTDGIYFCQHKTGQIVGGIGNPSEKPGINLTSSLEFIKRMASVITRYIPTFKHLCVLRQWAGHYDVTPDARPILGEPEKIKNFINVCGFSGHGFMLAPAVAKHISELILYNKTSDLIKELSLERFKGKVLKERAVVG
- a CDS encoding (2Fe-2S)-binding protein, encoding MKREIIICRCEDVTEQEVINAIDTGIATLQEIKKYLRCGMGLCQGRNCLPLIAKIIAKRTGKKLEEIEFPTARPLVKPIPLGAFRSENEKL